DNA from Felis catus isolate Fca126 chromosome B3, F.catus_Fca126_mat1.0, whole genome shotgun sequence:
CCGGGACAACGGGGCTGCCGGCTGAAGAGTCCTTTGCTGTGTCCCTCCCACGCTGACGTGTTCTCCAGGGCCCTCGGCCTGTCAGCCCGTCTCCTGACTTTATCCTAACCTTTCTGTAGTCTCCAGGGCCAAAGGGCCACGTGTCCTTGAGCCGCCCAGCCACTGCCGCTCCCTGTGGACACTCCTTGGTCTTCCCTGGGCCAGGCCCTCGCTAACCACCCTCGGGGCTTCTCCTGAGGTTtttgccaccacccccccccccctgccgcaCCAAAACCCACCGTGGCCAGACCACTCCTCCTCTGGAGTTCTGGGGTCCTGCCGGGGCACACCTTTCTCCCGCCCTTGCCCTCCCCCTTCAGGGCCCCCACGGTGCAGGGATAGTAGGGCTGACCACCTTGCTTTGGGTGACACACAGACCTCTCCTTGCGTGTCCCCGACACCCCTGCCGGGCTGGCCCACGTGGCCATGTGGCTCCGCTCAGAAATCCCGCCACTGAGCCTCCTTGACACTGTCTGGACCCCGTGGCATTGGCTGCTCCCGGCCAGGTGCCCACCCACCTGGCGGAGAGCACAGCccaagggggtgggggcgtgTGGGcaggctcctcccaccccccccctgCTCTCTTTGGGCAGGCACCCTGTGGGGGGATTggggctctccccacccctccggCCCATTCCTGTGCCCCTCACAGCTGTGTCCCCCCAGATCTCTTCCACACCAGACACCCACTTGGCGTCTGCCTTTCAGACAGGTTCAAGTTGGAGCCTCTCCTAGACCTTGTGACCTCCAGCTCCTAAGGTCAAGGACCCCTGGGGGGCATGGCTCCCCTCTTCCCCTGGTGGGTGCTCAGTTCCTTGGTAAGTGCTCTGCCCTTTGTAAAGCACCTAAGTTCCAGTGCTGAGCTGGGTGCTCTCCGTCTGACGCCTCGCTTCACTTGCACAAACCCCCATGTGATAGCTAAGGAGTTCAGAGGGGCACAaggcttgcccagggtcacagaggaGCACCTCCAGCAGTCTGTCCCCGTGGGGACTCAGCCACATGGGGGCTGGGTGGCAACCCTCCCCTGGCTCCTCTGGCCTCGGACAGCAGTCTCCTGCAGCATTTAATTTCCGGGTTGCCCACTCTCCCCTTGGTCCTCTGCCAGCTCGTCCAAGCCTTTGGTCACCAACTTTTCATCAAGTTCTGCCATTGAAATGCCagcagttttttcccattgagttgggttgaggttgggggggggaaggcagcACAGGCCACACGGGGGCTTCAGAGGAAGGAAGTGCAAGAGATTCCAGGGCACTGGGGAGACgggcaggatgggggctggtcaagGAAGGTCCACGCCGCGTGGGGGGGACGGCGGCAGAGGCTGTGACCATCTGTGCCTTGACTCGCTTGGGCGGGAATGGTGGGCTCTGGTGCTGGGCCAGGTCCCATCTCCCACCCAACCCTAGACCCCACTCCCAGTTGTGGGTGAGCATGTGATCAAGGTCCAGCCAATCAGAGTGCTACACGggtctgcccccttccccctccgCGCCCACCGGGACCTGGTGAGGGACCCCAAGAAGACAGCCGGTCCTCTGTGAGCAGAACtgcccagcagagcccaggggAGGGTGGAATGGGAGGCCTGGCCCCAGGTGGGGCAGCACCTGGGCCACTGTTTCcctcactacccctccccccaccccaggtcacaGTCCTGATTGTCAGCCTGGAGTCCTGAGTggactctctctcctcctgtaGAGGCAGTGGGAGTTGGATTTCCATCCCCTGGAACCCGAGTCCTGTCTGCTGCTGTTCTGAGCCTCTAGGAGCCGGTCATCCCCAGTCAGGGATGGGGGAAGAGGGCAGGCCTGGGAGGGGCACCCCTCTGCCTGAGGATATCCCTCcggcttcctctgcccctcccccgtctctaCAGGATCTGATCTCATGAGCCCAGCCCCCACCATCACCTCCCCAGGAGGGGACCTTCTGGCCCGTCCACCCACCCTATAGACGGGCAGACTGAGGCTCCGAGGACGGGACTGAGCTGAGCCCTGGCCAAGCCCCTGCATCTGTTCGCAGTCCCCCGGCCCCAAGCCCAGGGCGCCCCCCGGGGCAGGTGGCCGTCGCCTCTGACCCCTGGCTGGGGCGGCCTCAGCGTCTGGTCCTCGGCTCGGAGCGtttcctgccccccccgcccGAGCCCGGCCCCGCAGGAAGTGGCCGCCTCCCGAACAAAGGGGCCGGCGGACAATGGCCATTGAATTGGGCCGGGGCGCTCGCGCACTGACGGGCCGCCAGCTGCCCCCGCTGATAAGGCCCCGCGCCGCGGCGCGCGGCGCGGGGACTGACGCCCGGCCCGCCCCTCACGCCGGGCCCGCCCCGCACGCCCGGCCCGATCCGAACACCCAGCCGCCCGACGTCCGCGCGCTCGCCCGGCTCCGGGACGCGCCGCGGGAGCGCGGGGCTGACGGCGGCCCCTCCCCTCCGGCTGTGGACCAATGGGCGGCAGGCCCGCCCCTGCCGGCCGCGCGGGACCAATCCGAGAGCTCAGCGCGGgagcggccccgcccccgcgcggccccgcccccgggcctTGGTGGTGCGGGACCGCGGGCTGCCCGGGCCGCCTGGCCCTCGCGCCGGCGAAGGGAGACGCGCTCTGCAGGGGGCGTGGTCTTTGGGACTTACCCCAAAAGGCGTCAGAAGTCCTGGCGCTGGAGCGCGTCGGCGCCTCGCTGTGCTTCCGTGGCCTTGTTTGGGTGGGACGCCTGGCCGTGATGGTGTCTGTGGCTTTGGTGAAGGTGGCCGTTGGCTGCCATCTTTGGCAGGGAGAGCGCGAGCGTGGTGGCTCTGCCAAGGCCCCAGAGGTTGGGTCGGTGGGGTGACCGTGGTGATGGTGGTGCTGGGATGTGGCCCTGAGGAAGCAGGACCAGCGTAGGTGGCGTGGGGCGAGGTCGCTTTTGCTCATGGTGACATCCCTACCTGTGGGCTGGCGGGTCGTCACCACAGGCGTGGCAGAGGCGCTACTGTCACTGGGAGTGGCTCCATGGGGTCGCCCACGCAACTTGGGTGCCTCAGCGCCCCTGCCAGCtgacctcctgcccctcctgcctcccggGAGCACCCCATCTCCTGGGTCACCATGACCCCTCTGTGGCTGGACAGGTGGACACACACCTGACCTTCAGGTGACAGAGTGGCCCTCAGGTAAACGTGCGCCCGCTTGGCCTGCCTGCCCCTGTCCTGGCCCTGGCCGTGTCCTTGCCCTGgccaccccttcccctctgccccttgaTCCGACACTTCCAAGCTGCCGCTGGCCTTCCTGCCCACGGCTGCCGGAGGCTGCCTGTGCCCACCACGACGTCCCGATCACATCCTCTGAAGGCAGAGCCAGGCAGTCATAGGTCacaatttgtgttgttttgtggGCCCTCCAGCCAGGCCATGGACACCTGAGCCTGCATCAACAGATGCCCGCCAGgacctgccccccaacccccccaagCGCCACACCCTGCTCCTGGGGCTGCAGGAAGTGGGAGGCCTGGAGGCTTTTGACTCTGGCCCTTTATCAGCTTCCTGCGGCCAGCCCAGCCTGGGCCCCCGCGGCGCCGGGACGACGGGTCAGCAGTGACTCACTGGGAGCCTGGCCTGGGGACACCCTGCCCCCCCTCATACGCACACCACTCCCCCACCTATGCCCTCCTGCTCTCACCCAAGCCTGCACCTGGCTGCCAAGGCCACTCGGAACCCCATTCCCAGGAGCCCTGGCCTGCTCCAGCCCTGCCCTTCCGCCACACTCCACCCACCATCTTTCCCGTGGTTTAGGGTCTGGCTCTGCCCTCGGGAAAGACTTGCAGGTCCCTcccaaccccaaccccagccACCAGGGCTGTCTGCCCTCCTTGCGATCCCAAGTGCCCAAAGCCAGTCGGTCGGGTGAGCAGCCAGGGTGCAGGGTCCACCAGGGTCAAGCACACAcctcctctgcccacctctttGGACACACACTTGCTCCCCACCCACGGACTCGAGactcccctccccgctcctctGCAAGAAACACGACACCCCATCctgacctcccccacccccagaggctTTGACCTAATGTTCCCCTCCTCTCCAATGCCCTCTGTCACCAGGTTGGTGGCCCACCTGCCTCTTCTGTGCCCCACTGTGGCCTGACCAGCGTCTTCTCCTTTGAGTCCTGGTGTGgaccctccctcctccaggaagtcttcctgacTAACCCCTACACCCCCCCTCACTCCAGGGCCTCCCAAGGGAGGGATGTCACCACTGCATGGAGCTTAGAGGTCTCCACGAAGTCTGGACCCTCCGCGGGAACCCGGAGGCCGCTGTCCACCGCAGAACCCGCCCCTTACCTAGGGGTCCTGGGGATGCTGTGCGGGTGAGACAGGAAGTGAAGCTGAAGGTTGAGTGGAGAGGGCCCAGCAGGCGGTCTTAGTCTGATCTAGAGGGGCACCTCTGCCTGCATCAGACCACCTGGTGCAGGTGTCAATGGGAGAGGAGCCACACACCTGGGGGGACTCCTTCCCAGAgaagtgcccccctcccccaggatcaGGGCTCCTCATGACACTGACCCACCCACGTGCACAGGCACAcacgagacccccccccccccacacacacacacaagagggcTCTCTCTTCCTGCACCCGCAGCATCCGGAGGCTCCCTGACCCACGGGAGCCCGCCGGGCCATCCTGCAGCGCCGCCTGCTGGATGGGGCCCGGCAGCCCCCAGGCACTCACGGAGCCCGCACAGGAGTCGAGGGGGTGCCCGGGGGCCGTTGAACCTCGTGTGCCAGCGCCTTCCTCTGGGCCACGTGACCACCACGCCTCTCCCCAGCGTTCCCATCCCCAGCCTGGGGTCCACGACGGTTTGGAAAATCTGTCTGTGGACAGCAGCCCTGCCCCGGGCCAGGCTGGGGTTGCCCCCCGGGGGCCTGGAATGCCATCCCCGGACGACGGGCTCCAGACTTCCTGCGGCCTCCCCGTCATCCCACACTCTTCTCCCAGCCACCCTGCACCTTGTACAGACCCGCTGTCCAGGCCCACGGGGCCCATCTGCTCAGACCCTGACTGGGCTTCCGGTGCCCCCAGCGGCCCacctctctgtgctccagctGGCCGCACACCTGCTCTGCGCgtctcccaccccctgcctgctGGATTTCCCCACAGTGCGGAGGCCGTGCCCTCCCCACCATGTCCCCACGGACGTCAGAGCAAACCTTTGCCGTGAGGCTTTGCCGACGCTGGCGGAGTGATACATCTGTGAGCCGACGGCTGAGAAATACACATTCTCCAGAGTCCTGCGTGTGTGGTCGGAGGAAACGCTCCAGGGGCTCGTGTGGGGAGGCCTCAGGGAGATGTGAGGGCGACGGGCACGGAGACGTGAGCGAACATCCCCGCTTCCCCAACACAGACATGACGAACacgaggtgtgtgtgtgcacctgagTGTGTAACGCACACGTGCCCACCTGGGGCCCAGGTGGGGCTGTGCAGGCACAGGTGCTGATCCTGGCTCCCCCGCCACGCCCACCACCCTCTGCCGGGACTCGCGATCACCCGCAGTCGGGCCCTGCTGGGACCCTGCAGGTCCTGCTGACGTCTGGCCCTGGCGGCCCCGTGGCCTCCTGCCTGAGGGGCACGTCCCCCGCTGCCCGCTCAGCGCCACGTTGCCACCGAGGGCAGGCGTGGGGGCCACAGTGGCCATCCCCCTGCGATACGCCAGGCGCTCATCTTCTCAGGCCCCGCCAAGTGGGTGCGTGGCAGACAACATCCTTGTTTGCTGTGACCTCCCGAAGGAGGGGAACGAGGACTCGGACTGACTGGTGCAAAGGCCCCTGGCGACCAAGGGCAGCCCCCTCGTCGTCTGGCAGGGAGGCGCTGCCTTCTATCCAGTTAGGGCCTCCTGGGTGCTCGCTGACGGGATCCCTGTGGCCTCAGCGGTTTGTTCCCTGTGATGGAAGGTGACCTACCCCTCCTGACCCTGCTGATCagctcctccctgcccacctgcgAGACAGCCTGGGCTGCAGGGCGCCTCCACCACAGCCCCCCGGGTTGCTCCGGCAGCGTTCCCCACCCATCACCGCCCCTCCCTGGTGGTGCTCTAGCCCTCAGGCACAGCTGTCCCCTTTCCTGGCCAGGGCCAGCCGCGGTGGCCGTGAGAAGGTGCTGGGGACTATCGGTGGTTGATCAGGGTCAAGGTCAGGTCCCACCAATCTGGGGCCCCCTGCCTTCATAGGTCCCAGCCAGGCCCATTGTATGGGGACAATGGCTTCCTGAGCCAGGTTCCTCTGCCGGCCGGAAAGCCATAAAGACTCTCCACTTTGCCACCGCCCACGTCCCTTTGAAGGGCCTGAGACTTTGGAGCCGGTCCCTTGGCCACTACCCTTTGCCAGCCTGGCTGGGGCCCAGGCCTCCCCAGGGACAAGCCAACCCTCTAGGCACGTAGGCACAGAGAGGCCCTGACCGGTCAGGGAAGCTGCTGGCCACACACCAGCATGGCCCCCACACGAAGCCTGGCATCCCCAAGGGGCCAGGACGCACGCGCAGGGTGGCCGAGAGTCCTGCTCAAGTGGCGGCTTAGCGCCCGGGTGAGGGCAAGCACTCGGTGCTGGTgctgggactgggggggggggtggcacaaGAAGGGCCATCAGTCCTCTTGcagggcaggggacaggcagagggtcGTGCCCCCCGCTGGGCAAGTCCTCCCCAAGCCCAGCTCGTCCCAGGTCACCCCCTGCCCCTAGGAGTGCGGCTGCAGGACGGGGGTAGCGTAATTGGGACCAGTCCCCGGGGGTAGGGGCTCTCTAGGGTCGCAGGCAGCTGGGGGTGTAGTGTCTGCAGGGTTGCAGGCCGAGAGCTCAGACGGTCTgctgggccaggggctgggagggcctGGGGCGCCGAGGAGTGTCCAGGAGGCCCAGCAGCCTGCTCCTGCGGGGCCTCCTCTCCGTGCCCGTCTCTGCCACCTTGCTGGCGAGGGTGCCCTCAGATCTGGGAAGGGGACAGGCCCGGCGTGTGGAAGATGGCGACTCCGCGTGCGCATGGCGGGTGGGGGGCCTGGCCGGGCGGGCCCCGCAACGATGTGTTAGAGGCCTTGACACGCTGTGGACAAAGACCATAGGCACTCTACCGCTTCAAGTCTCCTAGTCTTTATTATTTGGGGAATGTAGCATTTCCGGGCTGCAGGGGGAGCGGGGGCCTCAGCTGAACCTGCCTGTGAAGCCAGGCAAGGCTGGGCCTGGGCGCCCGAGGGGGCGAGCggccagggggcagggcagggctgaggaCAGTGACGCGGTCAGCCCGAAGGACCTCATCTCCCTGGTGGCTGTGTGTGTGGCCTGCAGTTCAAGTCCCTGAGTTTGCCCCACTGGAACATCTGCGGcctggcgggggcaggggcagccagcCCAGACCCAGGCCAGTGACaagagcccctccccctccccctcccccagcctctcacCAGTCAGCCCCTCCCCAGGAAGCAGCCCTGGACCCTGCCTGGAAGGCACCACGGAGGACACCCCCCGCTCGGTGCTGCAGCCGCCCAGAGGTGgacagaggggtgggagggcaggacgCTGGATCCGGAGGCGGCAGAGATTGCTGCCATCCAGGCCCGGTCCAGGGAGGGCGGGACGGAGGGCGACGGCACCCAGCAGGACACCCTGGGGgctgcccagcccctcctccagagaCCCACGCTGCCCTCGGGCCATCGGCACTTCTGCCCACTTAGGGGCCTGACCAGTCCAGAACCACTTGGGGCTGCAGGAGGCACCTGGCGGGAGCAGCGGGGAGGCGGGGTGTGTGAGCCTAGGGCACACAAGGCCTGAGGACACGCAGGCCGGTGTGAGCCCCAAATCACTGGTGACAGTGGCCAGCAGGGCAGGTGCGGGAGGGTGGGGCTGAACACAGCCTTTTGGAGGAAACGCACCGATGTCATGCTCTGGGGACAGCCCTTGAGAGACAGACGCAGAGGGCTCTCCCATCAGGCCAGCCTCCCTccttgcctgcctctctctgccctcgggGCTCTCGCTGTCTGCCCAGGATGCCTGGGAATGATCTAGCTGGCAATCCCGAGAGGCCGCCCTGCCGGAGAGCCCCGGG
Protein-coding regions in this window:
- the LOC123386223 gene encoding myocyte-specific enhancer factor 2B-like, giving the protein MGGQVCDSFPHPGLSGRAASRDCQLDHSQASWADSESPEGRERQARREAGLMGEPSASVSQGLSPEHDIGAFPPKGCVQPHPPAPALLATVTSDLGLTHPASPLLPPGASCSPKWFWTGQAPKWAEVPMARGQRGSLEEGLGSPQGVLLGAVALRPALPGPGLDGSNLCRLRIQRPALPPLCPPLGGCSTERGVSSVVPSRQGPGLLPGEGLTGERLGEGEGEGLLSLAWVWAGCPCPRQAADVPVGQTQGLELQATHTATREMRSFGLTASLSSALPCPLAARPLGRPGPALPGFTGRFS